The following coding sequences are from one Gossypium hirsutum isolate 1008001.06 chromosome A12, Gossypium_hirsutum_v2.1, whole genome shotgun sequence window:
- the LOC107922581 gene encoding subtilisin-like protease SBT6.1, which translates to MSFSEKEKHFHHSGLSNSSLNWSRHLLMQRSQVTSLFGADALWRKGYTGAKVKMAIFDAGIRADHPHFRNIKERTNWTNEDTLNDNLGHGTFVAGVIAGEDAECLGFAPDTEIYAFRVFTDAQVSYTSWFLDAFNYAIAINMDVLNLSIGGPDYLDLPFVEKVWEITANNIIMVSAIGNDGPLYGTLNNPADQSDVIGVGGIDYSDHIASFSSRGMSTWEIPHGYGRVKPDVVAYGQEIMGSKISTGCKQLSGTSVASPVVAGVVCLLNTTELNESIDSTVVSVTNNLHLTWLDNGTTSILSGIKQRIIVELNSNIEFNQRHVDRLCVEAKAIKKVIDRQKALQYDLLALPNDEYIDKFVDQKGGTMM; encoded by the exons ATGTCGTTTAGTGAAAAAGAGAAACATTTCCACCATTCGGGTTTAAGTAATTCCTCACTTAATTGGAGTCGCCATCTTTTGATGCAG AGGTCTCAAGTTACTTCCTTGTTCGGAGCGGATGCTCTTTGGAGAAAAGGGTATACCGGTGCTAAAGTCAAAATGGCTATTTTCGACGCTGGAATACGTGCTGATCATCCTCACTTCCGAAACATTAAG GAACGAACTAATTGGACCAATGAGGATACTTTGAATGATAATCTTGGACATGGGACCTTTGTGGCTGGTGTTATTGCTGGTGAGGACGCAGAATGTCTTGGCTTTGCACCAGATACTGAAATTTATGCTTTCCGTGTTTTTACTGATGCACAG GTATCATATACATCTTGGTTCCTTGATGCTTTCAACTATGCTATTGCAATCAACATGGATGTGCTAAACTTGAGCATAGGTGGACCTGATTACTTGGATCTCCCATTTGTAGAGAAG GTTTGGGAAATAACAGCCAATAATATTATTATGGTGTCAGCCATTGGAAATGATGGGCCATTGTATGGCACTTTAAACAACCCAGCAGACCAAAGTGATGTTATTGGTGTTGGTGGAATCGATTATAGTGATCACATAGCCTCATTTTCATCACGTGGCATGAGTACTTGGGAGATTCCTCATGG TTATGGTCGTGTCAAACCAGATGTTGTGGCATATGGGCAGGAAATTATGGGATCCAAGATCAGTACTGGTTGTAAACAATTATCAGGCACTAGTGTGGCAAGTCCTGTGGTTGCGGGTGTTGTATGCCTGCTT AACACGACGGAGCTCAATGAGAGCATTGATTCAACCGTTGTTTCTGTAACCAACAACCTTCATCTTACTTGGCTAGACAATG GCACCACATCCATCCTCTCGGGCATTAAGCAAAGGATTATTGTTGAGTTGAACTCTAACATTGAGTTCAATCAGAGACATGTAGATAGGTTATGTGTAGAGGCCAAGGCTATAAAGAAGGTAATTGATAGACAAAAGGCCTTGCAATATGATCTTCTTGCCCTCCCTAATGATGAATACATTGACAAGTTTGTTGACCAAAAAGGTGGAACGATGATGTAG
- the LOC107937922 gene encoding probable carboxylesterase 2, producing MDSSTNDVIRDCPPFFKVYKDGRVERYFVTQPVPAGLDRTAGVQTKDVVISPAVKARIFMPQSTTPGQKLPLLVHYHGGGFSIGSAFDTVTYKVVAPLVKQANIVVVSIDYRLAPEHPLPIAHDDSWVGLQWVASHANGQGPEPWLNDNADPSRIFLAGESAGANIAHFVAVLAGATKLVGLKIRGMLLVHPYFGTREPNDNELDKYVCPTSTEFDNDPIVNPAADPKLKEMACERVIVLVAEEDGFRNRGEAYYETLTKSGWRGKVKFFETKGEGHCFHVVIDNHNTEVLKNKMVDFINKDI from the coding sequence ATGGATTCAAGCACTAATGACGTAATCCGTGATTGTCCCCCGTTCTTTAAAGTCTACAAAGATGGCCGAGTTGAGAGATACTTTGTCACACAACCGGTTCCGGCGGGGCTGGACCGGACGGCCGGCGTCCAGACTAAAGATGTGGTGATTTCACCGGCTGTCAAGGCCAGGATTTTCATGCCACAAAGTACAACCCCAGGTCAGAAGCTTCCCCTGCTTGTTCACTACCATGGCGGTGGCTTTTCCATTGGATCGGCCTTCGACACCGTCACCTATAAAGTGGTTGCCCCACTTGTAAAACAAGCCAATATCGTTGTGGTTTCGATTGATTACAGGCTAGCCCCCGAGCATCCTCTACCGATTGCGCACGATGATTCATGGGTAGGGCTACAATGGGTCGCTTCTCACGCAAACGGACAAGGGCCCGAACCATGGCTCAATGACAATGCGGATCCCAGCCGAATTTTCTTGGCAGGTGAAAGCGCCGGAGCCAATATTGCCCACTTCGTGGCAGTCCTAGCTGGTGCAACCAAATTGGTGGGTTTAAAAATCAGAGGGATGCTTCTAGTACATCCGTATTTCGGAACCAGAGAACCAAACGATAATGAGTTGGACAAGTACGTTTGTCCAACGAGTACCGAATTCGACAATGACCCGATTGTGAACCCGGCAGCGGATCCGAAATTGAAGGAAATGGCATGTGAAAGGGTGATTGTTTTGGTAGCAGAGGAAGATGGGTTTAGAAACAGAGGAGAGGCTTACTATGAAACATTGACGAAGAGTGGGTGGCGAGGAAAGGTGAAATTTTTCGAGACGAAAGGAGAGGGTCATTGCTTCCATGTCGTCATCGACAATCACAACACTGAGGTCTTGAAGAACAAAATGGTTGATTTTATAAACAAAGATATCTGA